One Thiocapsa sp. genomic window, AACAGATGGCTCTTGCCGGTCCCGCGCGGCCCCAACTCCACCGCGTTGTAATTGTTCTCGACGAAGGGAACCATCCGCAGCAACATCACGTCGCGGGTTCGGGGTGTGAGGCTTTCGGGCTCCAGCCCGACGCTGCGCAAGAGGAATGCCTGCCACTGCTCGAAGCTGAAGGCGGCTCGCCCGCGGGCCAGGGTATCCAGCGCATCGCGTTTGGAGAGCTGGATCTCGCGCAGCGACTCGATGCCGAAGGGACGGCCGTTCTTCTCCTCGGCGATGCTCGGGTCGTAGCTCAGGTCGATCTCGGCATAGAAGCCGCCGGTGAGCATCCGCTCGTGGGTGTGCACCAGGGCATCGTCGATGCGGACATCTTTGATCCGCAGGCTCGGCAGCTCGGCCACGAAGCAATCGTTCTTGGCGTCCAGGCGTGCGGTGATGAGGTCGATCAGCTTGACGCGACCCTGCTCCTTTGCGCGGGCCTTGAACAACTCCTCCTCGCCCGCGCGCACCGTGCGGCTGGCGAGCTGGCGCTGCACGATGTCCAGCCCCTCCTGGATCTCCGCCTCGTCGGTGCTGGAGCAGTAGCGCCCGAGCAGGAACTCGCCCACATAGGTGGGCACCGGATACTGGCCTTTGAACCGGCGCACCAGGTCTTTGCGCACGACGAATCCGTCGAACGCCCGGGCGGCGAGCTGGTCGAGCGCGTCGAGCTGCATGGATCAATCCCCTCCGATGGTCACGAGCTGCTTGGCCACTACCTGCCCGTCGCGCAGGACCACGAGCACGGCCTTCTCCCCCTCGTTCCGGTCGTCCGTGACCAACACGGCTGCGGCACCATCCACGTCCGGCGGCTGCATCCGCCGCTCCGGATCGAGCAGGCTCGATGCCGCGTTCGCCGGCTGCGTGCGGATGTCGAGGAGGGTCCCCGCGAATCCGCCCTGTAACTGCACCCGCAACCGCATGCCTTTCCACTCGGCGCTCAGAACCGCGACAGCCGCCGGGCCGGCCGGCCCGTCGGCCGTGACGGTCAGTGTCGGGGTCAACGCCTCCTGCAGGCTGAGACCCCCGTGCGCATATTCGATACCGAGCTTGAACGCCGAGACTCCCGGGGCGTAGACCACCGAGTGGCCGCCGCCCCAGAACCAGGGCAGTTCCGGGAACCCATGCTGAGCGCCGGGCTGGGGCACGGCACAGCGTGACCAGCGCGATTGGGTCAGATGTGCCGGCAGGTCCGCCTTGGGTAATCCGCCCGGCAGTAGGAGCCACCCATGGTCCGTCACCAGGACGGCGCGTTGCCAACCGGCCGCGAGCAGCTCGCGCACCCGCAAGGCCACCGCCCGCAGCTCCTCATCGAGTCGCCAAGCCAGACGCGCCCCCTGGGCATGCCCGTCATGGTCGAAGGTCCCGATCTCGGTCCAGGCGGCGCCGCTCGGATCCCCGGTGGACGCCGTCTCCAGCCAGGACCACCCATGGTTCGCCAGCAGGGTGCGAAAGGTCTGAGTCGTCAGGTTCTTGCCGGTCTCGGTGCGCTGTGGCTCGAACCCCTCCGGCAGACTGTTGCCGATCAAGGTCTCTGCCAGCGGGCGCCACGCCGGCTTGGCCGTCGCCGTCACGGTGGGCAGGGCAGTCCAGCGGGTGACGGTCTCCACGGAGAGTCCGTCCGCCCGGAGTCGCCGGGCCAGATCCAGGCCCAAGTCGCAACGCAGACCATCCACGAACACCATGACCGTCCCCGGGGTCGACTCGAACAAGGGACTTTGGGCTGGGTTGGCCATCGGGTAGCTCAGGCCCCAACCCTGAACCTGCTCCGCGAGGCCGGCCAGCCACGGAAGATACACGGCGCGCAGCGCCGCCGTGACGGCATCCAGGTCCGGAGCATCGCGCACCGTCGCATACGCGCGCCAGGCGGCGGCATCCACTGCCCAGCCGCGCTCCTGGTAGGCTGCGGACAACGCCTCCCAATCGTTGCCGCCGACTCCCGCGGAGATCCCCTCCGCCAGGATCTTCAACTGCACGACGGACCGAGCCAGCGGCGCCTCGCCCAGATCCGCCCACAAGGAATCGGCCCGCGAGGCATGCTGCCCGCACAGTTTTGTGAGCTGTGTGAGCGCCTCCGCCCTCGGACGATCCGCAAGCCCCAAGAGGCCGGCGCGCAGCGCGTCCTCCTGTTGACGGTTGGTGGCCGGCATCCGGTCGTTGGCGCCATCGAGCAAGTCTTTCGGATGCGCCAGGTCGAGCGCCTTGCGCACCCCGGCGAAGGCTTTGTGCGCCTGACAGTAGCGCGTCCAGACCTGATCCCAGATCCCGCCGCCCGCCACCAGCCGGTCCACCGCGGTGATGATGCCGTCCTTGTCCGGGTTCAGACCGAAAGTCGGCTTGCACAGGGCCTTGAATCCGGCCCAGCGCTCGGTGGACCAGTCAGCATGGCTGCCGTCGCCGGTCGCCATCCACTCCAACAGCAGGCCCACCGGATCGCCGGCCGCGAGCCCATGCAGATCCGCCGCCTCCAGGCGCCGACCGACAAGGCTGGAGACCGGCGCGCGCAGGACCTGCGTCAGCTGGGCGCCAAGCGCGTCCAGGGTGGCGCGGTCACGGGCAAGATCAAGCCCAAGCCCGCCCTCCTTGGACGACAGGAAGGCGGACGGCGTCCAGTCCTTTCCATTCTGCTGACTCCAGAACTGACCTTGGAACTGAAGCGCGAACAGATGCCGCGCGGCCTCCGGGAAC contains:
- the pglZ gene encoding BREX-1 system phosphatase PglZ type B encodes the protein MSTTILELLIDRLRAAAIYNRHDLAAPAVVLWTDGEGLWSRAIPLLQDAMPELLVLAPEIADARTGPSTWLRYRLARGTWEHAPVVYLPGVARYAFRGAAGFPEAARHLFALQFQGQFWSQQNGKDWTPSAFLSSKEGGLGLDLARDRATLDALGAQLTQVLRAPVSSLVGRRLEAADLHGLAAGDPVGLLLEWMATGDGSHADWSTERWAGFKALCKPTFGLNPDKDGIITAVDRLVAGGGIWDQVWTRYCQAHKAFAGVRKALDLAHPKDLLDGANDRMPATNRQQEDALRAGLLGLADRPRAEALTQLTKLCGQHASRADSLWADLGEAPLARSVVQLKILAEGISAGVGGNDWEALSAAYQERGWAVDAAAWRAYATVRDAPDLDAVTAALRAVYLPWLAGLAEQVQGWGLSYPMANPAQSPLFESTPGTVMVFVDGLRCDLGLDLARRLRADGLSVETVTRWTALPTVTATAKPAWRPLAETLIGNSLPEGFEPQRTETGKNLTTQTFRTLLANHGWSWLETASTGDPSGAAWTEIGTFDHDGHAQGARLAWRLDEELRAVALRVRELLAAGWQRAVLVTDHGWLLLPGGLPKADLPAHLTQSRWSRCAVPQPGAQHGFPELPWFWGGGHSVVYAPGVSAFKLGIEYAHGGLSLQEALTPTLTVTADGPAGPAAVAVLSAEWKGMRLRVQLQGGFAGTLLDIRTQPANAASSLLDPERRMQPPDVDGAAAVLVTDDRNEGEKAVLVVLRDGQVVAKQLVTIGGD